A DNA window from Pogona vitticeps strain Pit_001003342236 chromosome 2, PviZW2.1, whole genome shotgun sequence contains the following coding sequences:
- the FKTN gene encoding ribitol-5-phosphate transferase FKTN: protein MQRINKNLVLGLLTLTSSVFLLFQLYYYKYYLSPKNGAVFPKIKGSKVGQDSSRWYVVRKFLSLMSSHNIAVHLIDPLLLGLIETDLGQLRTSTDGGQSECKYFCVPRDYTTFALLDKAWKPEVGLFRAAERVGFQWLKIQSKDPRLEGMDDLSGTEIPLHYIFRLATHVIHLVIFYERNGNYLWHGPLRLKPHMDRKFAPFRKLQFGRYPGAYEKIELLNVSIDGLMVQIPKEPSKFLEEILNSRFVECRYKEARSFFQVYPDDASLDAVEFRKKAKALLHLAALTLNGLGMRFWLSSGTCLGWYRQCNIIPYSKDMDLGIFIQDYKSDMIPAFQKAGLPLKHKFGKVEDSLELSFQSGGDDVKLDIFFFYEEDDHMWNGGTQAKSGKKFKYLFPKFTLCWTEFIELRVRVPCEAIDYIEANYGKDWKMPVKEWDWKNSPPNVQPNGMWPIDEWEEVIQLY, encoded by the exons ATGCAGAGAATTAACAAGAACTTAGTTTTGGGCCTTCTAACGTTGACAAGCTCAGTCTTCCTCTTGTTTCAGTTGTACTATTATAAGTATTATTTGTCTCCAAAG AATGGAGCTGTTTTCCCGAAAATTAAAGGGAGCAAAGTGGGGCAAGACAGTAGTCGATGG TATGTGGTTAGGAAATTCCTGAGTCTGATGTCTAGTCATAACATAGCTGTGCACTTGATCGATCCGTTGCTTCTGGGGCTGATAGAGACAGACTTGGGACAGCTCCGGACTTCCACTGATGGCGGCCAGTCAGAATGCAAGTACTTCTGTGTTCCGCGCGACTACACCACGTTTGCACTGTTGGACAAAGCCTGGAAACCAGAA GTGGGCTTGTTTCGAGCTGCTGAAAGAGTGGGATTCCAGTGGTTGAAGATACAGAGCAAGGATCCCCGCCTAGAAGGGATGGATGACCTCTCTGGGACTGAGATACCCCTGCACTACATCTTCAGACTGGCCACTCATGTCATCCATCTTGTGATTTTTTATGAGAGGAATGGCAACTACCTCTGGCATGGACCACTGCGGTTGAAACCACACATGGATCGGAAGTTTGCACCTTTCCGGAAGCTACAGTTTGGCCGCTACCCTGGAGCCTATGAGAA GATAGAACTACTGAATGTTTCTATTGATGGGTTAATGGTCCAGATTCCAAAAGAGCCATCCAAGTTCCTAGAAGAAATCCTCAACTCTCGGTTTGTTGAATGTAGGTACAAAGAAGCTCGATCTTTCTTCCAG GTGTACCCTGATGACGCATCCCTCGATGCAGTGGAATTCAGGAAAAAAGCCAAGGCGTTGCTGCACCTTGCTGCTCTGACATTAAATGGCTTAGGAATGAGATTCTGGCTGAGCAGTGGAACATGCCTAG GTTGGTATAGACAGTGCAATATTATTCCTTACAGCAAAGATATGGATTTGGGGATTTTTATTCAAGACTATAAGTCGGATATGATTCCAGCATTTCAGAAGGCAGGATTACCACTAAAGCACAAGTTTGGCAAG GTAGAAGATAGTTTGGAGCTCTCATTTCAGTCAGGAGGAGACGATGTGAAACTTGATATATTTTTCTTCTATGAAGAGGATGACCATATGTGGAATGGAGGAACTCAGGCCAAATCGGGCAAGAAATTCAA gtacCTGTTTCCCAAATTCACTCTGTGTTGGACTGAGTTTATAGAACTCAGAGTTCGTGTACCATGTGAGGCCATCGATTATATCGAAGCGAATTATGGTAAGGATTGGAAGATGCCTGTGAAGGAGTGGGACTGGAAGAACTCACCACCCAATGTCCAGCCCAA